The DNA segment CATCCTGCTGGCGATCTCGGTCGTCGGGTTCGTCATCAAGACGCTGTTCTGGCTGGGCGTCATCGCGGCCCTGGTGTTCGTCGGCGTGGCCGTCGCGGGCGCCCTCAAGGGCCCGGAGACCCCTCGGTCGCTGCGCTAAGCGCGGCTGCGATCGTGCCGGCACTCAGCGTGCGGCGCCGGCCGGCAGCAGCCTGCGCTCGCGCAGCTCCTCCTCGATGCTCCAGCGGCTGACGCTGACCACCGCGAGGATCTGCAGCAGGCACACCAGGCCGATCATCACCACCAGCACCCCGTTCCAGTCCGTGCTGCGGCCGTGGATGGTGCCGAGCAGCAGCAGGCCCGTGCCGGCCCAGATGTAGCCGACGGACTGCATGAACCCCGACAGCGAGAGCACCCCGGTCGGTGTCTTCGCCCGCAGGTTCACGACGTACAGCGCGATCGGGAAGTACGTCTGGCCGATGCCGATCAGGATCGACCACAGCGTGGTCAGCTGCAGCGGCCACGCGAGCAGGCCGAGGTACCCCAGCACGTAGCCGGCGAACAGCACCCAGGTGACGATCGCCGGACGCCGCAGCCGACCGAGCAGCGTGGGTGCGAAGATCGTCGCGATGGTGGCCGCGACCGACACGATCCCCACCTGCGCTGCCGCGGACTGGCGTGCCAGGCCCTCGTCGCGCAGCAGCGTCGGGTACCAGCCGAAGGCGATGTACGCCTGCATCGACTGGCTGCCGAAGAACAGCGCCAGGATCCACGCCTTGGGCACCCGGGCGATCGTGCGCAGCGGGAGCCGATGCGCGCTGGTGCGCACCGGCGGCGCCTCGTGCCGCGCGAGCGGCAGCCACGGCAGCACCGCCAGCACGGCGACCGCGGCCCACATGCCGATGCCGAGCCGCCAGTCGCCGCCGAAGGCGTGCATGAGCGGAATGGTGGAGAAGGCCACCATGGCCTGCGCCAGGCTCATGACCACGGTGTACGCCGCCGTCATCCCCGCGATCCGGCCCGGGAACATCTCCCGCACGATGCTCGGCAGGATCACGTTCGCCAACGCGATCGCGGCGAGCGCGACCACCGACCCGACGAACAGCCAGAGCGCGCCCGGCACGGCGGCGCGCACGACCTGGCCGACGGCGATCAGCACCAGGGTCAGCAGCGCGGTGCGGTGCAGGCCGATGCGGCGGGCGATCGCCGGGCCGGTGAGGCCGGCGATGCCGAAGCAGAACGGCGGCAGCGCCGTCAGCAGACCGGTCGCGAAGCCGCCGAGCCCGCTGCCGTCCCGGACGTCCGGCAGCACGGCGCCGACCGAGCTGACCGCCATCCGCAGGTTGACGGCGAGCAGCAGCACGGCGGAGACGGCCAGCCACACGGGGTGGACGCGAGACGCGGAGGATCCTTCAGTCACCTAGGCATCCTCCCAGCCGCGGCCCGCGCCCCGACGTCCCCCTTGGCGCCGCGACCGCTCAGCCGGCCGGGTAGGCCGACCGCGCGAGCAGCCGGGCCAGGTGCGCGGCGTTGCGTGCCGCCCCGGCGGTGGCGGACGCCGTGACCTCCGGGGTGTCGGCGAGATCCTTGTAGTCCGTGGTGTGCATCGCCTCGCCGTTCCAGTAGGTGCCGCCCTGCGCGGCGATGGTGAAACCGACGTCGTTCAGCGCCTGGTAGAGGATCGCGGCGATGTGGTGCGCGCCGTCCTCGTTGCCGACGACGGCCGCGATCGCGACCTTGCCGTAGGTGAGCAGCCGTCCCTCGTCATCGGTCTCGGACAGCTCGGCGTCCAGCCGTTCCAGGACCCGCTGGCACACGCTCGAGTGCTGGCCCATCCAGGTGGGTGTCGCGAGGACGAGGATGTCGGCATCGAGGACCTTCCGGCGCAGTGCCGGCCACGCGTCGCCGTCGCCCATGTCCTTCTCGACGCCCGGAGCCACGTCGTGATCCACCACGCGGACGAGGCTGCCGGACACCCCGTGGCTGCCGAGCTCGTCGAGCAACTGCTGCGCGAGCAGATCGGTGCTGGACTCGGCGGGCGACGGCTTGAGGCTGCAGGTGAGGGCGACGGCGGTCAGCGGGGGCTGGGCAGGGGTGGAAGTCGTCATGCTCCCTGCCTACTCCTCCTCGGTCGGGTTGACCATTCGACGTCCGGACCGAGGAGGCCCGACGACCCTGGCGCGACGGGTGTGACTCACGTAACTTGTGGCCACCCACGACGACACTGAAGGAGTGCCGCCATGCCCGAGACGGTCATCGATGCGTTCCGCGGCACGGTGGCCGCGACCCCTGACAAGATCGCGTTCCGGACGCTCGACGAGGACGCCGTCGCATGGACCTGGCGCGAGGTCGGCGAGCGCGCCGAGGCGATCGCGAAGGGCCTGCACGAGCTTGGCGTCTCCGGCGGCGACCAGATCGCCCTGATGCTCACCAACCGGCCGGAGTTCCACGTGTGCGACCTGGCCGGGATCCTGCTCGGGGCCGCCACCCTGTCCGTGTACAACACGCTCGCACCCGAGCAGCTCGTGTACCTGCTCGACGACGCCGGCGCCTCGGTGATCATCGCCGAGCAGGCGTTCCTGCCGGTGATCCGCCAGGTCCGCGAGCAGCTCGCGCGACCCGTCGAGGTGGTCGTGGTGGACGGCGAGCCGGGCCCCGGCGAGCTGTCCCTCGACGAGGTCATGGACCGCGGTCGTGCCTCGACGTACGACCTCGAGGAGGCGTCGGCAGCCATCGGCGCCGACACCGTCGTCACGCTCATCTACACCTCCGGCACCACCGGCGACCCCAAGGGCGTGCAGCTCACCCACCGCAACATCCTCGCGGCGTACGAAGGTGCGGACGGCCGCGTGACGATGCCGGACGACGCCCGCGTGATCAGCTGGCTTCCGGCGGCGCACATCGCCGAACGGATGGCGCACCACTACTTGCCGCTGCGGCACGGGATCGAGGTGACCTGCTGTCCCGACCCGCGGCGGATCGCCGAGTACCTGCCTCAGGTCCGCCCGACCTGGTTCTTCGCCGTCCCGCGGGTGTGGGAGAAGCTGAAGTCGGCGGTCGAGGCCAAGCTGGCGTCCATCCCAGGGGAGCAGGGCGAGCAGATCCGGGCGGCGCTCGCCGCCGCCGTCCAGAAGGTCAAGCTCGAGCAGTCTCGCCAGCCCGTCCCCACCGAGCTCGCCGCCGCCGTCGAGCAGGCCGACGCCGCGATCTTCGCCGGAATCCGCCGGCAGCTCGGGCTGGACCGCATCGACGTCGCCAACGTCGGCGCCTCGCCCACCCCGCCGGAGGTGCTCGAGTTCTTCCACGCGATCGGAGTGCCGGTCTCGGAGATCTGGGGGATGAGCGAGACCGCGGGCCTCGGCGCATCCAACCCGATCGAGGACATCCGCATCGGCACCGTCGGCCGGGCGCCGGACAACGTCCGGCTGAAGCTCGGCGAGGACGGCGAGCTGCTGGTCAAGAGCGACGTCGTCACCCCCGGCTACCGCAACCTGCCGGAGAAGAACCGCGAGACGATCGTCGACGGCTGGCTGCACACCGGTGACATCGCGACGATCGACGACGACGGCTACGTGCGGATCATCGACCGCAAGAAGGAGCTGATCATCAGCTCCGGCGGCAAGAACATGTCGCCGGCGCTGATCGAGTCTCGGCTCACGACCGCGTCGCCGCTGATCGGGCAGGCCGTCGCGATCGGCGACGGCCGCCCGTACAACACGGCGCTGATCGTGCTCGACCCCGACGCGCTGCCGGTCTGGGCCCGCGCGCACGGCATCGATGGCGCGACCCCCGCGGAGCTCGCCGGCGACGAGCAGCTGCTCGCCGAGATCGACGCGGCCGTCCAGGCGGCCAACGCCCGGCTCTCGCGCGTCGAGCAGATCAAGAAGTACACGGTGCTCGCCGAGGAGTGGCTGCCGGCGAGCGACGAGCTGACGCCGACCATGAAGCTGCGCCGCCGTCCGATCGAGGCGAAGTACCGCACCCAGATCGACGCCATGTACGCCCCGTAGTCCTCATGCGGTGGGTTGCACCCCGCTATCGGCCGATCAGCGGGGCAGAACCCACCGCAGCACGGCGGAGCGGGGCAGAACCCACCGCATCGTGACGGCCGCGGGGACGTCGGCACCACCCGACGGGCGTCGGTGGCCGCGCGCGGCTGCGTGACAGACTGGTGGGCATGTCCAAAGCGAACGCCAACACCTCGTTGCCGGTGCAGCGCGCGAAGGCGACCACCGGCTCGTACTCGATCACGGTGCGGCTGCACACCGGCACCGACCCGGCCGTCGTCGGTGAGCTGGCGACCGCCGTGTCGCAGGTCGGCGGCATCACGACCGCGCTGGACATCGTCGAGTCGCGGCATGATCGCCTGGTCGTCGACCTCACCTGCTCGGCCGCCGACGGCACGCACGCCGAGGAGCTGGTCGCCGCGATCAGCGGGGTTCCCGGCGTCAAGGTGCACAAGGTGTCCGACCGGACGTTCCTGCTGCACATCGGCGGCAAGATCGGCGTCGAGCCCACGGTCCCGCTGAAGACCCGCGACGACCTCTCGATGGCCTACACGCCGGGCGTGGGCCGGGTCAGCCTGGCGCTGGCCGAGCACCCGGAGGACGTCCGTCGCCTGACGATCAAGGGCAACTCCGTCGCGGTAGTGACCGACGGCAGCGCCGTCCTCGGCCTCGGCAACCTCGGACCCGGTGCGGCGCTGCCGGTGATGGAAGGCAAGGCGGCGTTGTTCAAGCGGTTCGCCGGGATCAACGCCTGGCCGATCTGCCTGGACACCCAGGACGTCGACGAGATCGTGCGCACCGTCGAGCTGATCGCTCCCGGGTTCGGCGGGATCAACCTGGAGGACATCGCGGCCCCGCGCTGCTTCGAGGTCGAGGGGCGGCTGCGCGAGCGGCTGGATATCCCGGTCTTCCACGACGACCAGCACGGGACGGCGATCGTCGTCCTCGCGGCGCTCACCAACGCGCTGCGGTTCGTCAAGCAGAACATCGACACCGCCCGCATCGTCGTCGCCGGAGCCGGTGCCGCGGGCACCGCGATCGTGACCCTGCTGCTGGCCGCCGACGCCCACGACGTGGTGGTGTGGGACAAGGAGGGCCTGCTGAGCCGCGACGACCTCGAGCTGGCGCCCGCCAAGCTGGCCCTCGCGCAGCAGACCAACCCGCACCTGATCCGCGGCGAGCTGCGCGACGGCCTGCAGGGCGCCGACGTGTTCATCGGCGTCAGCGCCGGTGGCGTGCTGGCGCCGGAGTGGATCGACGAGATGGCCGACGAGCGCATCGTGTTCGCGCTGGCCAATCCCGATCCCGAGGTCGACATCGCCGAGGCCGCGAAGCGGGCGACCGTGGTCGCCTCCGGCCGCAGCGACTATCCCAACCAGATCAACAACGTGCTCGCGTTCCCGGGCGTCTTCCGCGGGCTGCTCGACGCCAAGGCGTCGGCTGTGACCACCGAGATGCTGCTGCGCGCGGCGTACGCCATCGCCGGTGTCGTCACCGACGACCAGCTCAACCCCAACTACATCATCCCGAGCGTGTTCGACCCCGGGATCACGACAGCGGTCGCGCGGGCGATCGCCGGTGAGGACGCCGAATGAACGGACCCGTCAACTCGCGATTCGCCGTCGGGCCGTTCATCGCCGGCGCGCCGCTGGTGCTCATCGGCGTGCTGCTCATCGCCGGGCTGCGCAGCAGCTTCGCCGACATCCTGGGCTGGATCTTCGTGGTCGTGGGGATCGGACTGCTCGTGCTGTCGATCCTGATGTTCCGGGAGCTGTCGAAGTGGAACGTGCTGCGGCGCGGGAAGTGGACGACCGTCGCCGCCACCGTCGTGCACGACGACGCCTACAGCGAGCAGGCCAAGACGCTCATCGACACGGTGGACGGCAAGTGGCGCATCGCGCTGGCCCGCTACCCGCTCGAGCTGCGGGACGTCATCGCCGACCAGAAGCGCCTGGAGTACGTCGGCACCCTCGCCGACGACGCCTCGCTGCTGGTGCGGCCCACGCCGGGAGAGCTGGAGTACTTCGCCCGCTGCCGGGCGATCGCGAGCATCACCGAGGCCAGGGGCGCATGAGCCCGGCCGCCGACGACGAACGCACCCGCCGGCACGAGCGCGGCAAGGACCGCGCCTTCGTCACGACGATCGTGATCGGGCTGGCGCTGATCGTGGCCGGGCTCCTGCTGATCGCGCAGCGCGGCGCGTGGGCGTTCCTCGGAGGATTCCTGTTCCTGCTCGGCGGGTCCTTCGGCGCGGCGTCCGTCATCGGGCTGCTGTACCGGCGCAAGGCGCGTCGCGTCCTGGGCACCCACGAATGGGTCACCACCGCGGTGACGGTCACCGCACGCCCCCGCTCCGGACGCAACGGCCGCACCATCATCGCGCTGCGCGACACCGACGTCACCATCGCGGTCACGGGCCTGAGCCCCGAGGTCACGAACAAGATCGAGCGCACCGGCGAGCTCGAGTACGCCGGCGACCTGGACGGCTCCGGGATGCTGTTCACCCGGCTCGTCGACGGCGACGAGGTGTACGTCGCCGTCGTCCCGCGGCATCGTCCGGCCGCCTGAGGTCGCCGGGACGCCCACCACCACGAGGGAGTAGCAGGATGAGCTCGAAGGTCCGGATCACCGTCGCGGTACCGATGTCGGAAGCGCTGGTCAGCCAGATCGAGGCGGTCGACCCGCGCGTCGAGGTCCACTACGACCCGGCGCACTTCCCCGGACCGCGGCGCCTCGGCGACCACCACGGCGCGCCGGCGCAGCCGCGCTCGGACGCCGAGCGGGACCGGTTCTTCGAGTACCTCTCGCACGGCGAGATCGTCTACGGGATCCCGGAGCTGCAGGCGAGCGGGCTGCGCCGCATCGTCGAGCAGGACCCCCGGCTGCGCTGGGTGCACGCCGCGCAGGCCGGCGCCGGAGCGTTCGTCACCGAGGCGCACCTCGACGCCGAGCAGCTCGCGCGGGTCCTGGTGACGACGTCCGCCGGGGTGCACGCCGAACCCCTCGCCGAGTTCGCGATGCTCGGCATGCTCGCCGGCTCCCAGGACCTCGCCCGGCTGCGCCGGCAGCAGGCCGCTCACGAGTGGGCGGACCGGCACGCGACAGCCCAGCTGCGCGGCGCCACCTGCCTGGTCCTCGGCGCCGGGGAGATCGGCGCCGCGATCGCGTCCCGCGCGAAGGCCTTCGGCATGCGGACCGTCGGCATCAAGCGGCGGATCGAGCCGGTCGCCGGCTTCGATGACATCCTCGGCGTCGAGGCGCTGACCGACGCGGTGCGGGACGCCGACTACGTCGTGGTCACGCTGCCGGGCACCGCGCACACCGAGCACCTGGTCGATGCGCGGGTGATCGCGGCCTGCAAGCCCGGCGTCGTGGTGGTGAACGTCGGGCGCGGCTCGGTGATCGACGAGGCGGCCCTCGTCGCGGCACTGCGCAGCGGCCACGTCGCGTCGGCGGCGCTCGACGTCTTCGAGCGCGAGCCGCTGGAACCGGCGAGCCCGCTGTGGGATCTGCCCAACGTCATCGTCAGCCCGCACACCGCCGCCCTCGACGTCGGGGAGGAGCAGCGGGTCGCGGACCTGTTCTGCGACAACCTGCGCCGCTACCTCGACGGGACGCCGCTGCGCAACGTCGTCGACGTCCAGCAGGGCTACTGAGCCTCGGTCCGGTCCGGTCCGGCGCGGCTGGTCGCCGCCGGACCGCGGTCCGCGCCGCCCTGGGCTCGGTGGACGGCAACGCCCACGAGCAGCGCCCCGACCGCGAGCAGCACCGCCCCGGCGACGAAGATGCCGGCGATCACCCACGGCAGGCCCGGCACGGTGGCGCCGGCCCGCGCCTGCGCGTTGATGCCGGCGGTGCCGTCGGCGCGCATGACGACGACCATCCAATCGCCTTCCGACGCCCGCCACGTGAGCGCCTGGGTGCCCGTGCCGCTGGACGACTCGACCCAGATGCCGGCCTCCGCCGGCGGCGAGCCGGGTGCTCCGCCCGAATGATCGGTGGTCCGCAAGCGGTCCGAGCGCCCGTCACCGAACCGCGGTCCCAGCCGGTCCAGCTCCGAGTAGCCCACGTCGCGCAGGTAGCGGCGGGCGTCCTCCGCCCGCGCCACGCCGATGAACAGCGGGACGCCCGGGTCGGTCGCGGTGACCTCGAGCCGGATCGAGCCGACCACCTCCTCCATCGACCAGTCCAGACCGCTGCCCTCCAGGCGGAACGAATCGCTCGCGATCGCGTAGCGGTCGGTTGCCATCTCCGATCGCGGCGTCATCAGGTAGCTGCCTTCCCGATAGTGCTGATCGGCCCATGCGAGCGTGCCGCCGCCGACGAACGCGCCGGCCGCGCCGAACAGCAGCAGCGCGCCCACGACCAGTGCCGCGACGCGGCCGGCGGTCCACGCCGTGGCGGGCGTCGCCCGTGCCAGGGCTGCCGAACCGCCGGTCGCGGCCGGGTAGCCGGGCGCGCTCGGGTAGCCGGTCTCGGCCGGGGAACCGGAGGGGCTTCCGAATGCGGGAGGCGAGGTCGGCCCGACGGGTAGCGAAGCGGGGTCGCGACCGCCCATGTCCATCCGGAACGGCGGGTACTCGTCGGTCATCAGGGCCGCGTAGCCGGCGACGCGCAGCGCCCACCGGTCCATGCCGAGCACGAAGTCGTACAGCGACTGCGGGTACCGCCCGGAGAACAGCAGCGCGATGCCGGCGACCAGCACCAGCAGGGCGACCAGCCCGCCCGCGCCCCAGCCGGTGTCCCAGATGCCGTCCGCGTGGCTGCCGCGGGTGCCCAGCCAGATGCCGCCGCCGACGAACAGCGAGACGATGATGTAGTGCGGGATGGCCAGCAGCCACCACTTGACCAGCACCAGCCCCCGCGACAGGCGCTCGGGGTAGACGACGTCGAGGTGCGCCGGGTAGTCCGGCACGTCGGCGAGGGTGAACGGCGGATAGCGGTCCGTGCCCAGCGCGCCGTAGCCGTAGTAGTTGACGCGCCAGCTCCACCGCAGCACCCCGACGTTGAAGTCGAACAGGGCGCGCGGGTAGCGCGCGGTGAACAGCACCGAGAAGAACACGATCACGCTGGTCAGCACGAACGCCACCCACAGGCACGCCAGGATCACGTAGTGCGGGAGCAGCAGCAGCCACTTGACCAGCCACAGCCCGCGCGAGGCCGCGGGCCGGACGGCGGCATCGACGCGCACCGGGTACGTTCGCTCCTCGAGCATCTTCGGCACGTCCTTCCCGTCGCGGAGGCCAGGCCGGCTCTGCGGCCCGACCCTCCTTTCACGGTGGCGCCGCTGGGTGGCGGCTGCCAGGGGCTTTGGGGGCGTCGGGCAGGAACGTTCGTCCCGTGCCGCGGCGCTACCGATACCCTCGGGGAGTGCCCGACTCATACGCCTATCTCGGTCCCGCCGGAACGTTCGCGCAGCAGGCCCTGCTGACCATCCCGGAGGTCGAGGGAGCGCCGATGATGCCGTGCTCCGGGGTACCGGCGGTCGCGGCTGCCGTCCGCGACGGATCGGCGACCTTCGGGCTGATGCCGCTGGAGAACTCCGTCGAGGGCCCGGTGCCGACCACCACCGACGAGCTGGTGCTGGGCGAGCCGCTGCAGATCGTCCGCGAGGTCTTCCTGCCCGTCTCGTTCGTGGTCGCCTCGCGCGGCGCGCAGCTCGACGAGCTGCGCACGCTGGTCAGCCATCCGCACGCACACGCCCAGGTGCGCGGCTGGGTCCGGTCACATCTGCCGGACGTCGACGTGGTGACCGCCGCCTCGACCGCGGAGGCCGCATCCCTCGTCGCACAGGGAAAGTACGACGCCGCGGTGTGTGCGTCGATCGCCGCCGCCAACAACGGTCTGACGGTGCTGGCCGACGGCGTCGAGGACACGACCGGCGCCGTCACCCGGTTCGTGGTGGCTGCCCTCCCCGGGCCGCCCCCGGCGATGACCGGCAACGACCGCACGACCTTCGTCGTGCACATCCGTCAGGAGCAGCCCGGCGCGCTCAGTGGCGTGCTCGTCGAGCTGGCCGCCCGCTCGATCAACCTCACCCGCATCGAGTCGCGTCCGTGGCGCGAGCGCATCGGTGAGTACCACTTCATCCTCGAGTGCGAAGGGCACATCGCCGACCCGCGCGTCGGCGACGCGCTCGCCGCCCTCTTTCGCATCTGCGCGGAGGTGCGCTTCATCGGCTCCTACCCGCGGGCGGACCGCGCCAACGGCGCGTTGCCGGAGCAGGCCCGCGACGCCGCGTTCGCCGACGCCGCCCGCTGGCTGGCGAGCACCCGCGAGCACGGGGCCCGCCGGTGAAGCTGTACTTGGCCCGCCACGCCCAGAGCGAGGCGAACCGCGAGCACGTCATCGCCTGCGCCATCCCGGGCCCGGATCTCAGCGAGCTCGGACGCGAGCAGGCGGTCGCGCTGGCCGAGCGGCTCGACGGGCACGGGGTCCGTGCGATCTATCACTCCCGCATGGTGCGCACCAGGCAGACCGCCGCCCCGCTGGGCGCCCTGCTCGGCCTGCAGATGACCGAGCTGCCGGGCCTGCACGAGGTGCACCTGGGCGACCTGGCCGAGCGCAGCGACGTCGAGGCGTACGACCTCATGGACGAGCTGGCGACCGAGTGGAACATGCGCGAGCGGCTGAACTTCGCGCGTCCCGGCGGCGAGTCCGGCACCGAGGTCGTGCGCCGGATGACCGCCGACCTCGACCGGCTGCGGGAGCGGCACGGCGACTCCGACGACGCGGTGCTGGCGGTCGCGCACGGGCTCTGCCTGCGCACGGCCGTCCAGCGATGGGCGGACGGAGTCAGCCTCGAGTTCGCGTTCCGGAACCTGCTGCCCAACACCTCGCTGATCGAGATCGACGTACCGCGCGACCGGAGCGAGCGTCCGCGGATCGTCTCGTGGGCCGGTCTGGACCCGGCCAGCGCCCCGCCCGACGAGGGCGGCATCCTCTAGCGGCGGCCTACAGGTACAGGCCGGTCGAGACGTCGACGCGCTCGGCGGCGACCGCGTGCACGTCGCGCTCACGCAGGATCACGTAGGTCTCCGCGTTGATCTCGACCTCGTGCTGGTCGTCCTCGGCGTACAGCACGCGGTCGTCGACCTTCACGTTGCGTACCGACGGCCCGGCCCCGAGCACCTTCCCCCAGCGCAGCCGCTTGGCGACCTGCGCCGTCGCGGGGATCAGGATGCCGCCCGAGGATCGCCGGTCGCCCTCGTCGCCGGCCTCCTTCACCAGGAGTCGGTCGTGCAGCATCATGATCGGCAGCTTGGCGTTCTCGGTCACCCGACGAGGGTACCGCCGTCCGGCTACGGGATACGGACGTGCTGCGGCCCCAGGTCGGACACCTTCGAGACGCCGAGGAGCTGCATCGTGCGCACGATCTCGGTGCGCAGGATCTGCAGCGCGCGGCGGACGCCGAGATTCCCGCCGGCCATCAGGCCGTAGAGGTAGGCGCGCCCGATGAACACCGCGTCCGCGCCCGCGGCGACACCGGCCACCACGTCGCTGCCGCTCATGATGCCGCCGTCGATGAAGATCTCCTTGTCGTCGCCCAGCGACGCGCGGGCCTCCGGCAGCAGCCGCAGCGGGGGCCGGGCGCGGCCGAGCTGCCGGCCGCCGTGGTTGGACAGGATGATCCCGTCCGCACCGACGTCGAAGGACCGCTTGGCGTCCTCGACGCTCTGGATGCCCTTGATGACGAGCTTGCCGGGCCACACCGACCGCAGCCACTCGACGTCCTTGAAGGAGACCGTCGGGTCGAACATGTGGTTGATCATGTCCGCGACGGTGCCCTCCCAGTTCTTCAGCGACGCGAACTCGAGGGGCGCGGTGGTCAGCAGGTTACCCCACCACGCGGGGTGCAGCGCCATGTCGGCGAACGTCTTCGGCGTCAGCTGCGGCGGGATGGTCAGCCCGTTGCGGACGTCGCGCAGCCGCGCGCCGGCGACGGCCGTGTCCACCGTCAGCAGCAGCGACGAGTAGCCGGCGGCGCTCGCCCGGTTGATCAGCTCGGTGCTCGCAGCCCGGTCGTTCCACACGTACAGCTGGAAGTAGCGCGGTATGTCGGGGGTCAGCCGGGCGACCTCCTCGATGGAGGTGGTGCCCATCGTGGACAGCGCGTAGGGGATCCCGGCGTTGTTGGCCTCGTGCCCGACGGCGGTCTCACCCTGGTAGTGCATCATCCGGGTGAAACCGGTCGGGGCGAGCGCGAGCGGCATCGCGGACTGCTCGCCGAGAATCGTCGTGCTCAGATCGACCCGGGAGATGTCGCGCAGCACGTTCGCGTTCAGCTCGACCGACTCCCACAGCTCGCGGGAGCGCCGCAGCGACGACTCGTCCTCGGCCGAGCCGTCGGTGTAGTCGAACACCGACCGCGGCGTACGCCGTTTGGCCAGCGTGCGCAGGTCGCCGATGGTGGCCGCCCGCGCGAGCCGGCGGCGGTTCGGGTGCAGATCGGGGGAGCGGAAGCCGAGCAGCGGCTGCAGGTCGCTCCACTTGGGCAGCTGCCGCGGGATCTTCGGCATCGGATCGGTACGCATTGACCGACC comes from the Cumulibacter manganitolerans genome and includes:
- a CDS encoding histidine phosphatase family protein encodes the protein MKLYLARHAQSEANREHVIACAIPGPDLSELGREQAVALAERLDGHGVRAIYHSRMVRTRQTAAPLGALLGLQMTELPGLHEVHLGDLAERSDVEAYDLMDELATEWNMRERLNFARPGGESGTEVVRRMTADLDRLRERHGDSDDAVLAVAHGLCLRTAVQRWADGVSLEFAFRNLLPNTSLIEIDVPRDRSERPRIVSWAGLDPASAPPDEGGIL
- a CDS encoding NAD-dependent malic enzyme: MSKANANTSLPVQRAKATTGSYSITVRLHTGTDPAVVGELATAVSQVGGITTALDIVESRHDRLVVDLTCSAADGTHAEELVAAISGVPGVKVHKVSDRTFLLHIGGKIGVEPTVPLKTRDDLSMAYTPGVGRVSLALAEHPEDVRRLTIKGNSVAVVTDGSAVLGLGNLGPGAALPVMEGKAALFKRFAGINAWPICLDTQDVDEIVRTVELIAPGFGGINLEDIAAPRCFEVEGRLRERLDIPVFHDDQHGTAIVVLAALTNALRFVKQNIDTARIVVAGAGAAGTAIVTLLLAADAHDVVVWDKEGLLSRDDLELAPAKLALAQQTNPHLIRGELRDGLQGADVFIGVSAGGVLAPEWIDEMADERIVFALANPDPEVDIAEAAKRATVVASGRSDYPNQINNVLAFPGVFRGLLDAKASAVTTEMLLRAAYAIAGVVTDDQLNPNYIIPSVFDPGITTAVARAIAGEDAE
- the pheA gene encoding prephenate dehydratase, whose translation is MPDSYAYLGPAGTFAQQALLTIPEVEGAPMMPCSGVPAVAAAVRDGSATFGLMPLENSVEGPVPTTTDELVLGEPLQIVREVFLPVSFVVASRGAQLDELRTLVSHPHAHAQVRGWVRSHLPDVDVVTAASTAEAASLVAQGKYDAAVCASIAAANNGLTVLADGVEDTTGAVTRFVVAALPGPPPAMTGNDRTTFVVHIRQEQPGALSGVLVELAARSINLTRIESRPWRERIGEYHFILECEGHIADPRVGDALAALFRICAEVRFIGSYPRADRANGALPEQARDAAFADAARWLASTREHGARR
- a CDS encoding D-2-hydroxyacid dehydrogenase; its protein translation is MSSKVRITVAVPMSEALVSQIEAVDPRVEVHYDPAHFPGPRRLGDHHGAPAQPRSDAERDRFFEYLSHGEIVYGIPELQASGLRRIVEQDPRLRWVHAAQAGAGAFVTEAHLDAEQLARVLVTTSAGVHAEPLAEFAMLGMLAGSQDLARLRRQQAAHEWADRHATAQLRGATCLVLGAGEIGAAIASRAKAFGMRTVGIKRRIEPVAGFDDILGVEALTDAVRDADYVVVTLPGTAHTEHLVDARVIAACKPGVVVVNVGRGSVIDEAALVAALRSGHVASAALDVFEREPLEPASPLWDLPNVIVSPHTAALDVGEEQRVADLFCDNLRRYLDGTPLRNVVDVQQGY
- a CDS encoding DUF4389 domain-containing protein, which translates into the protein MLEERTYPVRVDAAVRPAASRGLWLVKWLLLLPHYVILACLWVAFVLTSVIVFFSVLFTARYPRALFDFNVGVLRWSWRVNYYGYGALGTDRYPPFTLADVPDYPAHLDVVYPERLSRGLVLVKWWLLAIPHYIIVSLFVGGGIWLGTRGSHADGIWDTGWGAGGLVALLVLVAGIALLFSGRYPQSLYDFVLGMDRWALRVAGYAALMTDEYPPFRMDMGGRDPASLPVGPTSPPAFGSPSGSPAETGYPSAPGYPAATGGSAALARATPATAWTAGRVAALVVGALLLFGAAGAFVGGGTLAWADQHYREGSYLMTPRSEMATDRYAIASDSFRLEGSGLDWSMEEVVGSIRLEVTATDPGVPLFIGVARAEDARRYLRDVGYSELDRLGPRFGDGRSDRLRTTDHSGGAPGSPPAEAGIWVESSSGTGTQALTWRASEGDWMVVVMRADGTAGINAQARAGATVPGLPWVIAGIFVAGAVLLAVGALLVGVAVHRAQGGADRGPAATSRAGPDRTEAQ
- a CDS encoding MFS transporter — encoded protein: MTEGSSASRVHPVWLAVSAVLLLAVNLRMAVSSVGAVLPDVRDGSGLGGFATGLLTALPPFCFGIAGLTGPAIARRIGLHRTALLTLVLIAVGQVVRAAVPGALWLFVGSVVALAAIALANVILPSIVREMFPGRIAGMTAAYTVVMSLAQAMVAFSTIPLMHAFGGDWRLGIGMWAAVAVLAVLPWLPLARHEAPPVRTSAHRLPLRTIARVPKAWILALFFGSQSMQAYIAFGWYPTLLRDEGLARQSAAAQVGIVSVAATIATIFAPTLLGRLRRPAIVTWVLFAGYVLGYLGLLAWPLQLTTLWSILIGIGQTYFPIALYVVNLRAKTPTGVLSLSGFMQSVGYIWAGTGLLLLGTIHGRSTDWNGVLVVMIGLVCLLQILAVVSVSRWSIEEELRERRLLPAGAAR
- a CDS encoding AMP-dependent synthetase/ligase, producing the protein MPETVIDAFRGTVAATPDKIAFRTLDEDAVAWTWREVGERAEAIAKGLHELGVSGGDQIALMLTNRPEFHVCDLAGILLGAATLSVYNTLAPEQLVYLLDDAGASVIIAEQAFLPVIRQVREQLARPVEVVVVDGEPGPGELSLDEVMDRGRASTYDLEEASAAIGADTVVTLIYTSGTTGDPKGVQLTHRNILAAYEGADGRVTMPDDARVISWLPAAHIAERMAHHYLPLRHGIEVTCCPDPRRIAEYLPQVRPTWFFAVPRVWEKLKSAVEAKLASIPGEQGEQIRAALAAAVQKVKLEQSRQPVPTELAAAVEQADAAIFAGIRRQLGLDRIDVANVGASPTPPEVLEFFHAIGVPVSEIWGMSETAGLGASNPIEDIRIGTVGRAPDNVRLKLGEDGELLVKSDVVTPGYRNLPEKNRETIVDGWLHTGDIATIDDDGYVRIIDRKKELIISSGGKNMSPALIESRLTTASPLIGQAVAIGDGRPYNTALIVLDPDALPVWARAHGIDGATPAELAGDEQLLAEIDAAVQAANARLSRVEQIKKYTVLAEEWLPASDELTPTMKLRRRPIEAKYRTQIDAMYAP
- a CDS encoding flavodoxin family protein, producing MTTSTPAQPPLTAVALTCSLKPSPAESSTDLLAQQLLDELGSHGVSGSLVRVVDHDVAPGVEKDMGDGDAWPALRRKVLDADILVLATPTWMGQHSSVCQRVLERLDAELSETDDEGRLLTYGKVAIAAVVGNEDGAHHIAAILYQALNDVGFTIAAQGGTYWNGEAMHTTDYKDLADTPEVTASATAGAARNAAHLARLLARSAYPAG